GAAACTTCTTCATTAACGGAACACCTGGACAAAAAATTGAATTTAAGATTAATGATCAAAAATTAGACTCATTTTCAAACAGTCATTTAACTAGAGTTGGAGGAAGTGAAACATTAGATTTTTATACTAGCAATAGAAAAGTAACTAACGGAGATATCTCAAATCCTACTTTAGATAACAATGGAAACTTAACGTTCTCTTTTGATTCTGTAGTTAATGTTACAAACTTACCTGTTGGAGAATACACTGGTTCTTTAAAGGTTGCAGTTAAATATAATTAATATAAAGAAAAACTGAGGAATTGATGTCCTCAGTTTTTTTTATTTCTATAATTGTTCTAATAATTCATCAGATATATCAAAGTTTGAGTAAACATCATTTACGTCATCTAAGTCATCTAAAGCTTCATATAAAGCCATAACTTTCTTAGCTGTATCTAAATCAGTTATTTGAACTTTATTGTCAGGAATCATTGACACTTCAGCTTCAGTTACATTATAACCAGCTTTTTTTAACTCTTCAGCTACAGTATTACAATCCGCAGGCTCTGTTAAAACAGTGAACTCTCCGTCCTCCTCTTTAACATCTTCAGCACCAGCTTCTAAAGCAGCCATCATAAGCTCATCAGCATCTAATCCCTCTCCAGTAATGATTATTTCCCCTTTTTTAGCGAACATCCAAGCAACAGCACCATCTGTTCCAAGGTTTCCATTTCTTCTAGAGAAAGCAGCTCTTACTTCTGAAGCCGATCTATTTTTATTATCTGTTACAACTTCTACTATGAAAGCAGTTCCTTCTGGACCGTATCCTTCATATCTAATCTCCATGTAATCTACACCTTCAAGCTCTCCAGTTCCTTTTTTGATAGCTCTTTCTAGGTTATCTTTTGGCATATTAGCAGCCTTTGCTTTATCTATCGCAAGTCTTAATCTAGGGTTGAAGTTAGGATCTCCTCCAGCTTCTTTAGCTGCGATTGTTAACTCTTTTCCTAATTTTGTAAATATCTTTCCTCTTTTAATGTCTTGAGCACCTTTTCTATGCTTTATGTTAGACCATTTACTATGTCCTGCCACAAAAATTCCTCCTCATTTTTTAAAAATATCTATTTAAATTTTATCACAACCCCTAGTTTTTTTCAATATATTTGGGCACTAGGAGTATTTTTCTCTCAACCTCTTCTAATACTTTCTCAGGCGTTATCAAACTATATTTCTCCTCATAAGATAACTTTTCATAACCATCT
Above is a genomic segment from Cetobacterium sp. ZOR0034 containing:
- a CDS encoding YebC/PmpR family DNA-binding transcriptional regulator, whose amino-acid sequence is MAGHSKWSNIKHRKGAQDIKRGKIFTKLGKELTIAAKEAGGDPNFNPRLRLAIDKAKAANMPKDNLERAIKKGTGELEGVDYMEIRYEGYGPEGTAFIVEVVTDNKNRSASEVRAAFSRRNGNLGTDGAVAWMFAKKGEIIITGEGLDADELMMAALEAGAEDVKEEDGEFTVLTEPADCNTVAEELKKAGYNVTEAEVSMIPDNKVQITDLDTAKKVMALYEALDDLDDVNDVYSNFDISDELLEQL